One Microlunatus soli genomic window carries:
- a CDS encoding ATP-binding protein yields the protein MTEAGTGPELLRAHAEDAYAAELSALAATDDRPRPPRWQLSPWAVTSYLLGAELPDGTVISAKYVGDRRLIEIAVASLATDRALLLLGVPGTAKTWVSEHLAAAISGDSTLLVQGTAGTPEESLRYGWNYARLLAEGPSRDAMVPSPVMRAMQTGALARVEELTRIPADVQDALISILSEKTLPIPELDDEVQALQGFNVIATANSRDKGVNDLSSALKRRFNTVVLPLPDTLESEVQIVRQRVVSIGHSLQLPAELDDAAQIERVVTIFRELRDGHTLDRRTTVKSPTATLSTAEAISVMTNGVALAAHFGDGRIRAVDVAAGLIGAVIKDPVQDRIVWQEYLDTVVKDRDDWADLYRACRELS from the coding sequence ATGACCGAGGCCGGCACCGGACCCGAACTGCTGCGAGCACACGCCGAGGACGCCTACGCCGCCGAACTGAGCGCGCTCGCAGCCACCGACGACCGACCGCGGCCACCGCGCTGGCAGCTTTCGCCCTGGGCGGTGACCAGCTATCTGCTCGGCGCCGAACTCCCCGACGGCACCGTGATCAGCGCCAAGTACGTCGGCGACCGGCGGCTGATCGAGATCGCGGTCGCCTCGCTGGCCACCGACCGCGCCCTGCTGCTGCTCGGCGTCCCGGGTACGGCCAAGACCTGGGTCAGTGAACATCTCGCCGCCGCGATCAGCGGCGACTCCACCCTGCTGGTCCAGGGCACCGCCGGCACTCCGGAGGAGTCCCTGCGCTACGGCTGGAACTACGCCCGACTGCTTGCCGAGGGGCCGAGCCGGGACGCCATGGTGCCCAGCCCGGTGATGCGAGCGATGCAGACCGGAGCTCTGGCCCGGGTCGAGGAGCTGACCCGGATCCCGGCCGACGTGCAGGATGCGCTGATCTCCATCCTGTCGGAGAAGACGCTGCCGATCCCGGAACTGGACGATGAGGTCCAGGCTCTGCAGGGCTTCAACGTGATCGCCACCGCCAACAGCCGGGACAAGGGCGTCAACGATCTCTCCTCGGCGCTGAAGCGGCGATTCAACACCGTGGTGCTGCCGTTGCCCGACACGCTGGAGTCGGAGGTGCAGATCGTCCGCCAGCGCGTGGTCTCGATCGGACACTCGCTGCAGCTCCCGGCCGAACTGGACGACGCCGCGCAGATCGAGCGGGTGGTGACGATCTTCCGCGAGCTGCGGGACGGCCACACCCTGGATCGACGGACCACCGTCAAGTCGCCGACCGCCACCCTGTCCACCGCCGAGGCGATCTCGGTGATGACCAACGGTGTCGCCCTGGCAGCCCATTTCGGCGACGGGAGGATCCGCGCGGTCGACGTGGCCGCCGGCCTGATCGGCGCCGTGATCAAGGATCCGGTGCAGGACAGGATCGTCTGGCAGGAGTATCTGGACACCGTGGTCAAGGACCGTGACGACTGGGCCGACCTGTACCGTGCCTGCCGCGAACTGAGCTGA
- a CDS encoding MerR family transcriptional regulator, whose amino-acid sequence MPTLNSARMRTAHLARRADYSVQQVRNLERDGVLPPAERSDNGYRIYHERHLQCALAYRGLAAGIGPVQAKRLLRAVHNGPAAAVLAMLDAAHARLDTERGDLALARHAAAQIGSEPIGDVRPADDLTIAELADALGMRTSALRHWEAAGLLTAERDPRGRRRFTPEQVRDARIVQQLRSAGYPIDAARATLEQLRTLHGSAAGLEAILADREESITRRSRSLLAGSAALSQILPLD is encoded by the coding sequence GTGCCAACCCTCAACTCGGCCCGGATGCGGACCGCTCATCTGGCCCGCCGTGCCGACTATTCGGTGCAACAGGTCCGCAACCTCGAACGCGACGGGGTGCTGCCACCGGCCGAACGTTCCGACAACGGCTACCGGATCTACCACGAGCGTCATCTGCAGTGTGCCCTCGCCTATCGGGGGCTGGCCGCCGGCATCGGCCCGGTGCAGGCCAAGCGGTTGCTCCGAGCAGTACACAACGGCCCCGCGGCCGCGGTGCTGGCGATGCTCGATGCAGCCCACGCCCGGCTCGACACCGAGCGCGGCGATCTTGCGCTGGCGCGACATGCGGCGGCCCAGATCGGCAGCGAGCCGATCGGCGATGTGCGGCCGGCCGATGATCTGACGATCGCCGAGCTCGCCGACGCGCTCGGGATGCGGACCTCTGCACTGCGGCATTGGGAGGCGGCCGGGCTGCTGACTGCGGAGCGCGACCCTCGGGGGCGGCGCCGGTTTACGCCCGAGCAGGTCCGCGACGCGCGCATCGTCCAGCAGCTGCGCTCGGCCGGCTACCCGATCGATGCTGCCCGCGCGACGCTGGAACAACTCCGAACGCTGCACGGCTCCGCCGCCGGCCTCGAAGCGATCCTGGCCGACAGAGAGGAGTCGATCACCCGTCGCTCCCGATCCCTGCTGGCCGGCAGCGCGGCACTGAGCCAGATCCTCCCCCTCGACTGA
- a CDS encoding vWA domain-containing protein, protein MTSDDQHAADPTERERLTRWRLVLGGGDADGLTTTDIESGSAAGDDLELSDDDRIRDRALSELYDGNRRGGLGASAPRVARWLGDIRGYFPSSVVQVMQTDAMQRLGLHRLLTEPEMLEAVQPDIGLVSTLIGLNRVIPEHSRSTARRVVRQVTDDLERRLAAATVQAVSGALNRAAKTRRPRHADIDWGKTIAANLQHYLPEYRTVVPERLIGHARRTQQVQRRIILCIDQSGSMAESIVYASVFGAVLASLRTVATSMIVFDTEVVDLTEESEDPVEVLFGVQLGGGTDINRALAYCQGLIDRPEETVLILISDLYEGGIAEEMLHRSKQIIDSGATMITLLALSDSGAPSYDAGHAVALSELGVPAFACTPDLFGDLMAAAIDRRDIAGWAADNDISVAAPSDAASGSAPRNGPSGSAP, encoded by the coding sequence ATGACATCCGACGATCAGCACGCGGCCGATCCGACGGAACGGGAACGGTTGACCCGCTGGAGGCTGGTGCTGGGCGGCGGCGACGCTGACGGCCTGACCACCACCGACATCGAATCCGGCAGCGCCGCCGGCGACGACCTCGAGCTCAGCGACGACGACCGGATCCGCGATCGCGCGTTGTCCGAGCTCTACGACGGCAACCGGCGCGGCGGACTCGGCGCCTCGGCACCCCGGGTCGCGCGCTGGCTCGGTGACATCCGAGGTTACTTCCCCAGCTCGGTGGTCCAGGTGATGCAGACCGATGCGATGCAGCGGCTCGGCCTGCACCGGTTGCTGACCGAGCCGGAGATGCTGGAGGCGGTGCAGCCCGACATCGGCCTGGTCTCCACGCTGATCGGGCTCAACCGGGTGATCCCCGAACACAGTCGCTCGACGGCACGCCGGGTCGTCCGGCAGGTCACCGACGACCTGGAACGACGGCTGGCCGCAGCCACCGTGCAGGCGGTTTCCGGAGCCCTGAACCGCGCGGCGAAGACCCGCCGACCCCGGCACGCCGACATCGATTGGGGCAAGACGATCGCTGCCAACCTGCAGCACTATCTGCCCGAGTACCGCACGGTCGTTCCGGAACGGCTGATCGGCCATGCCCGCCGTACTCAACAGGTGCAACGCCGGATCATCCTCTGCATCGACCAGTCCGGCTCGATGGCGGAGTCGATCGTGTACGCCTCGGTCTTCGGCGCGGTCCTGGCCTCGCTGCGGACCGTGGCCACCAGCATGATCGTTTTCGACACCGAGGTGGTCGACCTGACCGAGGAGTCGGAGGATCCGGTGGAGGTGCTGTTCGGTGTGCAGCTCGGCGGCGGCACCGACATCAACCGGGCACTGGCCTACTGCCAGGGGCTGATCGACCGGCCCGAGGAGACCGTGTTGATCTTGATCAGCGACCTGTACGAGGGCGGCATCGCCGAGGAGATGCTGCATCGGTCGAAACAGATCATCGACTCCGGTGCGACCATGATCACGCTGTTGGCGCTCAGCGACAGCGGGGCGCCGTCCTACGACGCCGGCCATGCGGTGGCACTGTCCGAGCTCGGAGTGCCTGCCTTTGCCTGCACTCCCGACCTGTTCGGTGACCTGATGGCTGCCGCGATCGATCGCCGCGACATCGCCGGCTGGGCCGCCGACAACGACATCAGTGTCGCGGCACCGTCCGACGCTGCCAGCGGTTCCGCGCCGAGGAATGGGCCTTCCGGATCAGCGCCCTGA
- a CDS encoding DUF6194 family protein has product MTIAEIITMLQELDGTLVWRPGPGDGSPEIAWGDVFCYYAPDQVVPATGQPFATIVVKDYPGDDRSRLDRPDTFRVNVAAGRQEFIDRLGRQPRDAEPPGTDPSRSDTVMAHPVYGELGWLAVVNPGRRTEADVRALIRKAHSSARNRWQRRTVPRH; this is encoded by the coding sequence ATGACGATAGCCGAGATCATCACCATGCTGCAGGAGTTGGACGGCACGCTCGTCTGGCGACCCGGGCCGGGCGACGGCAGCCCGGAGATCGCCTGGGGTGACGTGTTCTGCTACTACGCACCGGACCAGGTGGTGCCGGCGACCGGGCAGCCGTTCGCCACCATCGTGGTCAAGGACTATCCCGGCGATGACCGGTCCCGGCTCGATCGGCCGGACACCTTCCGGGTCAATGTCGCCGCCGGCCGGCAGGAGTTCATCGACCGGCTGGGACGACAGCCGAGGGACGCCGAACCGCCGGGCACCGATCCGAGCCGAAGCGACACCGTGATGGCCCATCCGGTCTACGGCGAACTCGGCTGGCTCGCCGTCGTCAATCCCGGCCGGCGCACCGAGGCCGACGTCAGGGCGCTGATCCGGAAGGCCCATTCCTCGGCGCGGAACCGCTGGCAGCGTCGGACGGTGCCGCGACACTGA
- a CDS encoding DUF5691 domain-containing protein has translation MTRPTDEAVRSWWAEVSTAALFGTGRRPLPPVPPGMPSRPAATPEIALLDAAALGAALTRAGRHPEAGTVDGPGDRTTPADPDRRTEPNPRARQLLELIISQSPAGPRLQRRLLQHWLTAAAASDHRIPHRWLPTVIELARRDTALQPLVKITADARGRWLGGLQPEWGWLLQDPDAPIDPQQWARQSTAERVQAVRRLRERDPAAVRDLIACTLPTDGAQDRATLLNCLRINLGPDDESLLEQGLDDRSMLVRATAARLLDGLPGSARAQRMAERLTPLLAEPGASDQRLIIDLPTTPTDVGVRDGLGRPPTRRSERGYWLERLAAGAPLTVWTTVTGRDPAHSWAMITDDDARHGIVAAVLARNDRRWARAIAPQADIPELYRLLPLKEWDPLAAAAVARLTTGAKVRTMIESAPAPWGPDFSRAAIDTVTRLKGRLSELLDPMAHGLHPAALGRLTELATGAGDFAAREAAGRLTQYLTLTTEITEALR, from the coding sequence ATGACCCGACCGACCGACGAAGCCGTCCGCTCCTGGTGGGCCGAGGTCAGCACCGCCGCACTGTTCGGCACCGGACGCAGACCATTGCCGCCGGTCCCGCCCGGAATGCCGTCCCGCCCCGCCGCGACACCGGAGATCGCCCTGCTGGACGCCGCCGCGCTCGGTGCCGCACTGACCCGGGCCGGCCGACATCCCGAGGCCGGCACGGTCGACGGGCCCGGCGACCGTACGACGCCGGCCGACCCCGACCGGCGGACCGAACCGAACCCACGGGCCCGTCAGCTGCTGGAGTTGATCATCAGCCAGTCCCCTGCCGGCCCACGACTGCAACGGCGACTGCTGCAGCACTGGTTGACCGCCGCGGCGGCATCCGATCATCGGATCCCGCATCGCTGGCTGCCGACCGTGATCGAGCTCGCCCGGCGGGACACCGCACTGCAGCCACTGGTCAAGATCACCGCCGACGCTCGCGGCCGCTGGCTCGGCGGACTGCAACCCGAGTGGGGCTGGTTGTTGCAGGATCCGGACGCCCCGATCGACCCGCAGCAGTGGGCCCGGCAGAGCACAGCGGAGCGGGTCCAGGCCGTCCGTCGACTGCGAGAGCGGGACCCGGCCGCCGTCCGGGACCTGATCGCCTGCACCCTGCCGACCGACGGCGCCCAGGATCGGGCGACGCTGCTGAACTGCCTGAGGATCAATCTCGGACCGGACGACGAATCCCTTCTGGAGCAGGGACTTGACGACCGGTCGATGCTGGTCCGAGCGACCGCCGCACGACTGTTGGACGGACTTCCCGGATCGGCACGGGCACAGCGGATGGCCGAGCGGTTGACCCCGCTGCTGGCCGAGCCCGGGGCGTCCGATCAGAGGTTGATCATCGATCTGCCGACCACTCCGACCGATGTCGGCGTCCGGGACGGGCTCGGCCGACCCCCGACCCGGCGTTCCGAACGCGGCTACTGGCTGGAACGACTCGCGGCCGGCGCCCCGCTCACCGTGTGGACCACCGTGACAGGCCGCGACCCGGCCCACAGCTGGGCGATGATCACCGACGACGACGCCCGGCACGGCATCGTTGCCGCCGTGCTGGCCCGGAACGATCGTCGATGGGCGCGGGCGATCGCGCCACAGGCCGACATTCCCGAGCTGTATCGACTGTTGCCGCTGAAGGAGTGGGACCCGTTGGCGGCCGCTGCGGTTGCCCGGCTGACGACAGGGGCGAAGGTCCGGACCATGATCGAATCCGCGCCGGCACCATGGGGCCCGGACTTCAGCCGAGCGGCGATCGACACCGTGACCCGGTTGAAGGGTCGGCTGTCGGAGCTGCTCGATCCGATGGCTCACGGCCTGCACCCCGCCGCCCTGGGCCGGCTGACCGAACTGGCCACCGGGGCCGGCGACTTCGCGGCCCGCGAGGCAGCCGGCCGACTGACCCAGTACCTGACCCTGACCACCGAGATCACGGAGGCGTTGAGATGA
- a CDS encoding LacI family DNA-binding transcriptional regulator, with amino-acid sequence MISSPRQPTLADIAARAGTTIPTVSKVLNGRSDVSEGTRRRIMDLVAETGYRRRGSTAARPASARPAGDRRLIDLVISGVAGGWANQVLIGVESAAAAAGLELVVTVAGGQSDGNREDWVTRLLARSSAGAVLALVDASTQQLAMLTAAGIPVVLLDPVDRPPEGIASVGATNWPAGRDVAEHLLGLGHRRFGVLAWSKDLLYSRARVDGFCSAVGELAGEESEISTLYVDGRLNAVQAAARLLDSADRPTAVFAGADTLALGVLQVAADRGIAIPDDLSVVGFDDVPEAKWAGLSTVRQPIAEMGAAALRLLLRQRDADRRLPREELATTLVLRASTAAPARHP; translated from the coding sequence GTGATCAGCAGTCCCCGGCAACCGACATTGGCCGACATCGCTGCCCGGGCAGGCACGACGATTCCGACGGTGTCGAAGGTGCTGAACGGTCGCTCCGATGTGTCCGAAGGCACCCGGCGCCGGATCATGGATCTGGTCGCCGAAACCGGATATCGGCGACGCGGCTCGACAGCTGCGCGGCCGGCGTCGGCCCGCCCGGCCGGTGACCGACGACTGATCGACCTGGTGATCAGCGGGGTCGCCGGCGGCTGGGCCAACCAGGTGCTGATCGGGGTGGAGAGCGCCGCCGCTGCAGCCGGCCTGGAACTGGTCGTCACCGTTGCCGGCGGCCAGAGCGACGGCAATCGGGAGGACTGGGTGACGCGGCTGCTGGCGCGTTCGTCGGCCGGCGCCGTACTCGCGCTGGTCGACGCCTCGACCCAGCAGCTGGCGATGCTGACCGCCGCCGGCATTCCGGTGGTGTTGCTGGATCCGGTCGATCGGCCACCGGAAGGCATCGCGTCGGTCGGCGCGACCAACTGGCCGGCCGGTCGCGACGTCGCTGAACACCTGCTGGGCTTGGGACATCGCCGATTCGGCGTCCTCGCCTGGAGCAAGGATCTGCTCTACAGCCGGGCCCGGGTCGACGGCTTCTGCTCCGCCGTCGGTGAGCTGGCCGGCGAGGAGTCCGAGATCTCGACGCTCTACGTCGACGGCCGGCTGAACGCCGTCCAGGCGGCGGCCCGGCTACTCGATTCGGCGGACCGGCCGACCGCCGTCTTCGCCGGTGCCGACACCCTCGCCCTGGGCGTTCTGCAGGTCGCCGCGGACCGCGGCATCGCGATCCCGGACGACCTCAGTGTGGTCGGCTTCGACGACGTCCCGGAGGCGAAGTGGGCCGGGCTGAGCACCGTACGGCAGCCGATCGCCGAGATGGGCGCGGCAGCCCTCCGACTACTGCTGCGGCAACGCGACGCCGACCGGCGCTTGCCCCGCGAAGAACTGGCCACCACCCTGGTCCTTCGCGCCAGCACTGCCGCACCAGCACGGCACCCCTGA
- a CDS encoding SWIM zinc finger family protein: MPSWTLRAVQKAAPDAASLTAARRLAGPGPWSDVGSTATLVWGKCQGSGATPYQVSIDSTGPTYRCSCPSRKFPCKHALALMLRFSASEDDDDTAAPSAGDGVPEWARAKAQRAADDADREARAKKPVDAAARARRIADRRALMSAGIEDFARWLTDLVRGGLAEAGRQPLDWWDRTAARLVDAQLPGLAERVRRMSVESERGEAASRLFLEIGRWWLAVRAWRRFDELDEPTRADLRVVLGWHVSTDDVRAGDAITDDWVVLGAYRSEDEGAISQQRTWLRGERSGEIVQILDFGAQGRPLPIARLAGSVLSAELARYPGHSPRRALFAEEPEALNRTAPLRPIGAGPGLTIDGGLAALNAIWQHNPWADRAPVLLHGAVGLRQTGRRRDEQTAGRLTDADGARIDLTDGSPTLLALTGGLPVTIFGELERERFRPLCVETEEGPVPL; encoded by the coding sequence ATGCCGAGCTGGACGCTGCGGGCGGTGCAGAAGGCCGCCCCGGATGCCGCGTCCTTGACGGCTGCCCGCAGGCTGGCCGGGCCGGGGCCGTGGTCCGATGTCGGCAGCACGGCAACCCTGGTCTGGGGCAAGTGTCAAGGATCGGGCGCGACGCCCTACCAAGTCAGCATCGACAGCACCGGCCCGACCTATCGGTGCTCCTGTCCGAGTCGGAAGTTTCCCTGCAAGCACGCTCTGGCGTTGATGCTGCGATTCTCGGCATCGGAGGATGACGACGACACCGCCGCCCCGAGCGCCGGTGATGGAGTGCCCGAGTGGGCTCGTGCCAAGGCGCAGCGGGCCGCCGACGACGCCGACCGGGAGGCCCGGGCCAAGAAGCCGGTCGACGCGGCCGCGCGGGCCAGGCGGATCGCCGATCGGCGGGCCCTGATGAGCGCCGGGATCGAGGATTTCGCCCGCTGGCTGACCGATCTCGTACGCGGCGGGTTGGCCGAGGCGGGCCGGCAACCCCTCGACTGGTGGGACCGGACGGCGGCCCGGCTGGTCGACGCCCAACTGCCGGGACTGGCCGAACGGGTCCGTCGGATGAGTGTGGAGTCCGAACGCGGCGAGGCAGCGAGCCGGCTGTTCCTCGAGATCGGTCGATGGTGGCTGGCCGTGCGTGCCTGGCGTCGTTTCGACGAGCTCGATGAGCCGACCCGGGCCGACCTGCGCGTGGTGCTGGGCTGGCATGTCAGCACCGACGACGTCCGCGCCGGCGATGCGATCACCGACGACTGGGTGGTGCTCGGTGCCTATCGGAGCGAGGACGAGGGTGCCATCTCCCAGCAGCGCACCTGGCTGCGCGGTGAACGGTCCGGTGAGATCGTCCAGATCCTCGACTTCGGAGCCCAGGGCCGGCCACTCCCGATCGCCCGGCTGGCCGGCTCGGTGCTGTCCGCCGAACTCGCCCGCTATCCCGGACACTCGCCGCGCCGGGCATTGTTCGCCGAGGAGCCCGAAGCACTGAACCGGACCGCGCCGCTGCGACCGATCGGGGCCGGGCCGGGGCTCACGATCGACGGCGGTCTGGCCGCGCTGAACGCCATCTGGCAGCACAACCCGTGGGCCGATCGAGCACCCGTCCTGCTGCACGGGGCCGTCGGGCTCCGGCAGACCGGCCGACGGCGCGACGAGCAGACCGCCGGTCGACTGACCGACGCCGACGGTGCGCGGATCGACCTGACCGACGGCTCCCCGACATTGCTGGCGCTGACCGGCGGACTGCCGGTGACGATCTTCGGCGAACTCGAACGCGAACGGTTCCGGCCGCTCTGCGTCGAGACCGAGGAGGGCCCGGTCCCGCTATGA
- a CDS encoding DUF5682 family protein, whose translation MATVEVLGIRHHGPGSARSVLQALDELRPDLVIIEGPPELDGLLSLAADPDLVPPVAALIYVTDEPHRASFYPFASFSPEWVALRWAIGNSADVRFADLPATNFLAMTDRRQHPGSDPIGRLAAAAGYDDPERWWEDAVEHRASSTLQRFSLIGEAMAVIREQDAEQSPDPETLRREAAMRKIIRAELRAGRESVVVVCGAYHAPVLVPDSFPTATSDNRLLTKLPRTKVTATWAPWTAGRLATSSGYGAGITAPGWYAHLFSCWESGRAEEVVPSWLTRVARTLRDQGLDAAPATVVDAVRLADALAAIRGRPSVGLAELTHASQAVLCGGSAIPLQLIDRTLVVGEELGRVPDSAPLVPLAQDLTRLQRRLRMKPSATPTDIMLDLRKDSQRDRSLLLHRLRLLGIDWGRQIDAGGSTGTFKEAWRLEWTPEFAVGLVEAGLYGTTVLDATENRVAERARSADLAILATLIEEALLAELPRALTAVTSALAEQTAQQHDTLTLLGAIEPLARVHRYGDVRQADTSLVGGVLESVVTRAAIGLRAACGSVDDDAAATLREAIDAAHRGVALSGIGDQAWQPALELVAADDRVHGLIGGRLNRILTDSGAVSAEECALRLSRRLSRAVPAAAGAAWLEGFLDGDALLLLHDQQLLTMIDDWVADIDEASFDDLVPLLRRTFARFEPAERRQLGHHLSRRDRTSDSPAAESMIDVERAWPVVRRVGDLLGLEVA comes from the coding sequence ATGGCGACGGTCGAGGTACTGGGGATCAGGCACCACGGTCCCGGGTCGGCGCGTTCGGTGCTGCAGGCGTTGGACGAGTTGCGACCGGACCTGGTGATCATCGAAGGACCACCGGAGCTGGACGGCCTGCTGTCGCTGGCCGCCGATCCCGATCTGGTGCCGCCGGTCGCGGCGCTGATCTACGTCACCGACGAACCGCACCGGGCGTCGTTCTATCCGTTTGCGTCCTTCAGCCCCGAATGGGTCGCGCTGCGCTGGGCGATCGGCAACAGCGCCGACGTACGGTTCGCCGATCTGCCGGCGACCAACTTCCTGGCCATGACCGACCGTCGGCAACACCCTGGCTCGGATCCGATCGGACGGTTGGCCGCCGCGGCGGGATACGACGACCCGGAACGCTGGTGGGAGGACGCGGTCGAGCACCGCGCATCCTCAACCCTGCAACGGTTCTCGCTGATCGGCGAGGCGATGGCGGTGATTCGGGAGCAGGACGCCGAGCAGTCCCCGGATCCGGAGACGTTGCGCCGGGAAGCCGCGATGCGCAAGATCATCCGCGCCGAGCTACGTGCCGGCCGCGAATCCGTGGTGGTCGTCTGCGGCGCCTATCATGCTCCCGTCCTGGTGCCGGACAGTTTCCCCACAGCGACCTCGGACAACCGGCTGCTGACCAAGCTGCCGCGGACCAAGGTCACGGCAACCTGGGCACCCTGGACGGCCGGCCGACTGGCGACCTCCAGCGGATACGGCGCCGGCATCACCGCACCCGGCTGGTATGCCCATCTCTTCAGCTGTTGGGAATCCGGACGTGCCGAGGAGGTGGTCCCGAGCTGGCTCACCCGGGTGGCCCGGACGCTGCGTGATCAAGGACTCGACGCGGCTCCGGCCACCGTCGTCGACGCCGTCCGGCTGGCCGATGCGCTGGCCGCCATCCGTGGCCGACCGTCGGTCGGTCTCGCGGAACTGACCCACGCCAGCCAGGCGGTGCTGTGTGGCGGCTCCGCGATCCCGCTCCAACTGATCGACCGGACGCTGGTCGTCGGCGAAGAGCTCGGCCGGGTGCCCGACTCGGCACCGCTGGTCCCTCTGGCCCAGGACCTGACCCGGCTCCAGCGACGGCTCCGGATGAAGCCGTCGGCGACGCCGACCGACATCATGCTCGACCTCCGCAAGGACAGCCAACGCGACCGATCGCTGCTGCTGCACCGGTTGCGACTGTTGGGCATCGACTGGGGCCGACAGATCGACGCCGGCGGCAGTACCGGCACGTTCAAGGAGGCCTGGCGTCTGGAGTGGACACCCGAATTCGCCGTCGGCCTGGTCGAGGCGGGGCTGTACGGGACGACAGTGCTGGACGCAACGGAGAATCGCGTCGCCGAACGCGCCCGATCCGCCGACCTGGCCATCCTCGCGACGTTGATCGAGGAGGCGTTGCTGGCCGAGCTGCCACGGGCCCTGACCGCGGTCACGTCGGCGCTGGCCGAGCAGACCGCCCAGCAGCACGACACGCTGACCCTGCTCGGAGCGATCGAACCGTTGGCCCGGGTGCACCGCTACGGCGACGTCCGACAGGCCGACACCAGCCTGGTCGGCGGCGTCCTGGAGTCGGTCGTGACCCGAGCGGCGATCGGCCTGCGCGCCGCCTGCGGGTCGGTTGACGACGACGCCGCAGCAACCTTGCGGGAGGCGATCGACGCCGCGCACCGTGGTGTCGCGTTGAGCGGGATCGGTGATCAGGCATGGCAACCGGCGCTGGAGCTGGTGGCGGCCGACGACCGGGTACACGGGCTGATCGGAGGACGGCTGAACCGGATCCTGACCGATTCGGGTGCGGTGTCCGCCGAGGAGTGCGCCCTGCGGCTCAGCCGGCGACTGTCCCGCGCCGTTCCGGCGGCCGCGGGCGCGGCCTGGCTGGAAGGCTTCCTGGACGGCGATGCACTGCTGTTGCTCCATGATCAACAACTACTGACCATGATCGACGACTGGGTGGCCGACATCGACGAGGCGAGCTTCGACGACCTGGTGCCGTTGCTCCGCCGGACCTTTGCCCGTTTCGAACCCGCCGAACGACGCCAACTCGGCCATCACCTGTCGCGACGGGACCGGACCTCCGACTCCCCCGCCGCGGAGAGCATGATCGACGTCGAACGTGCCTGGCCGGTCGTCCGGCGGGTCGGCGACCTGCTCGGCCTGGAGGTGGCATGA
- a CDS encoding serine hydrolase domain-containing protein: MNLLRLPTLLDPRHLALRTGSNDAAVAPRQQHRRQPIALPEAEPAEVGMDAAALQRATSLASRRGAAVQLCVIRHGRVVSNQAINCEPDGLFWIFSASKPYTTVLIHQLAERGLFDLDDPVATYWPEFGQHGKDGITIRHVLQHRTGFATAGGALRDVLACTDWQRAVRIIEGFRPRRQPGTEPAYQFLIFGFILGEVVQRITGRPFADVLFDQLIEPLQVADTHLGIGPDLAPRQVPVEFRHLGGRIAAGGINRPATRQAVMPSAGISATGYDVARFYQMLLDGGLVGDRQLISPEAIRRARTPSSNGEIDGFCRAPVPWSLGFQLGGLRGPGRVPPFGYRSSRNTFGHNGSNCCVAWADTDRDLAFAYLTNLRSYTATDMAHLAAVADHVFAACRD; the protein is encoded by the coding sequence ATGAACCTGCTCAGACTTCCGACGCTGCTCGATCCGCGGCACCTCGCGCTACGCACCGGATCGAACGACGCCGCCGTCGCGCCCCGGCAGCAGCATCGGCGGCAGCCGATCGCGCTCCCCGAGGCCGAGCCGGCCGAGGTCGGAATGGATGCCGCAGCGTTGCAACGGGCGACGTCCTTGGCGAGCCGGCGCGGCGCGGCCGTCCAGCTCTGCGTGATCCGGCACGGCCGGGTGGTCAGCAACCAGGCGATCAACTGTGAACCGGACGGGCTGTTCTGGATCTTTTCGGCCAGCAAGCCCTACACCACGGTCCTGATCCACCAGTTGGCCGAGCGCGGTCTGTTCGATCTGGACGATCCGGTGGCGACCTACTGGCCCGAGTTCGGCCAGCACGGCAAGGACGGCATCACGATCCGGCACGTGCTGCAACACCGCACCGGGTTCGCCACCGCCGGCGGCGCGCTCCGGGACGTGCTGGCCTGCACCGATTGGCAGCGTGCGGTGCGGATCATCGAGGGATTCCGGCCCCGACGGCAACCGGGCACCGAACCGGCCTACCAGTTCCTGATCTTCGGCTTCATCCTCGGTGAGGTCGTGCAGCGGATCACCGGGCGGCCGTTCGCCGACGTGTTGTTCGATCAGCTGATCGAACCGTTGCAGGTGGCCGACACCCATCTCGGGATCGGCCCCGACCTGGCGCCCCGGCAGGTGCCGGTCGAATTCCGGCATCTCGGCGGACGGATCGCCGCCGGTGGCATCAACCGACCGGCCACCCGGCAGGCGGTGATGCCCAGCGCCGGCATCTCGGCGACCGGCTACGACGTCGCCCGGTTCTATCAGATGCTGCTGGATGGTGGCCTGGTCGGGGACCGGCAGCTGATCAGCCCCGAGGCGATCCGCCGTGCCCGAACCCCCAGCAGCAACGGCGAGATCGACGGCTTCTGCCGCGCACCGGTGCCCTGGTCGCTGGGCTTCCAACTCGGTGGCCTGCGCGGCCCCGGCCGGGTGCCGCCGTTCGGCTATCGCAGCAGCCGCAACACCTTCGGCCACAACGGCAGCAACTGCTGTGTGGCCTGGGCCGACACCGATCGCGATCTCGCGTTTGCCTACCTGACCAATCTCCGCAGCTACACCGCGACCGACATGGCTCACCTGGCCGCAGTCGCCGATCACGTGTTCGCCGCCTGCCGGGACTGA